GCAGAGTCAAATCAACATCAACAGCAGAAATTGAAAGCGGACACTCAACTACATTCCCATCAAAAGTGTTGAGTGTCCGCCAATAGTCCCCAAAGGCAGGAGTCAGTAAATAGATCGCATCTAACTGCGCTAGTTCCCGTCCAGCCCAGGTGAGTAACTCCGCTGCTCCATTCCCCGGTAAAATCCAATCCGCTTCTATGGACTCATGCAACATTTCGCCGTTTACCTGGGTAGCGATCGCTTGTCTCAATTGTCTATAGTCAGGATTAGGATAAACGTTCAAATCCCTAAGATGGCCTTTTATGGCAGTTAGGGCAGACACAGGCGGCCCCCAAGGATTAATACTGGCGGAAAAATCCAGAATATCCAAGGGAGAGCAGTTGGCTACGGTCGCAGCCCAAATTAAATTTCCCCCGTGTTGGGGTGAATGGGTTGCTTCCACGCCTAGGAATTAATCCTCCTCATCTTCTGAATCTGCTTGGGAGGGAGCAACTTTTTCCTTGAACAGTTTCCCAGCAGAAAAAGCCGGGACTTTGGTTGCTGGAATTTCCATTTTCTCACCGGTTTTGGGGTTACGACCCTCACGAGCTTTGCGTTCGCGTGACTCAAAGG
The sequence above is drawn from the Planktothrix serta PCC 8927 genome and encodes:
- a CDS encoding HU family DNA-binding protein; this encodes MNKGELVDAVAERASVTKKQADAVLTAALDTIMEAVSNQDKVTLVGFGSFESRERKAREGRNPKTGEKMEIPATKVPAFSAGKLFKEKVAPSQADSEDEED